A genomic stretch from Hydrogenimonas urashimensis includes:
- a CDS encoding endo alpha-1,4 polygalactosaminidase: MPTEASADERGVAQKSYPLHENITSTIFWIGEEASADNGGIANVASVWDEKWMERYGGVDTPDRRNGYLPAAFKPMENPFYAALPFNDFDENGERKPDLSATIPWYEPGLPKERSYCKNRWIEIVKDGKRAYAQWEDAGPFGEDDAAYVFGNAAPKNTLNANAGIDLSPAVRDYLGLKDIDWVDWRFVEEEDVPQGPWKEVPTLSGVGWPLWYRPAPNTTWQWQLQKEVNISYDVEVYDIDLFDSGTDRIEALHRDGRKVVCYFSAGSYEEWREDAGSFPSDAVGLSLEGWAGERWLDIRSEEVRNIMVKRLDLARIKGCDAVEPDNVDGYANDTGFTLSAKDQLDYNRFLADEAHKRGLAVALKNDLDQVEALEPWFDFALNEECHIYEECDLLEPFIKAGKPVFNAEYAQMYRRDPEIRRQLCDDAKRRGFHTLILPLDLDDTFRYSCE, encoded by the coding sequence GTGCCGACGGAGGCCTCGGCGGATGAAAGGGGGGTGGCGCAAAAGAGCTATCCTCTCCATGAAAACATCACTTCGACGATTTTCTGGATCGGAGAGGAGGCGAGTGCGGACAACGGCGGTATCGCCAATGTCGCCAGCGTGTGGGACGAAAAGTGGATGGAGCGGTACGGAGGGGTCGATACGCCCGATCGGCGCAACGGCTATCTTCCCGCCGCTTTCAAGCCTATGGAGAATCCTTTCTACGCGGCACTCCCTTTCAACGACTTCGATGAAAACGGTGAGAGAAAACCGGATCTTTCCGCAACGATTCCCTGGTACGAGCCGGGCCTTCCAAAAGAGCGTTCCTACTGCAAAAACCGCTGGATCGAAATCGTCAAGGACGGGAAGAGAGCCTATGCCCAATGGGAAGATGCCGGGCCTTTCGGCGAGGATGACGCCGCTTATGTTTTCGGTAACGCGGCACCGAAGAACACCCTCAACGCAAACGCCGGCATCGATCTCTCTCCGGCGGTTCGCGACTATCTGGGTCTGAAGGATATCGACTGGGTCGACTGGCGATTCGTCGAGGAGGAGGATGTGCCGCAGGGGCCGTGGAAGGAGGTGCCCACTCTCAGCGGTGTCGGGTGGCCGCTGTGGTATCGTCCCGCCCCGAATACCACATGGCAGTGGCAACTGCAAAAAGAGGTGAACATCTCCTACGATGTCGAAGTTTACGACATCGATCTTTTCGACAGCGGTACGGACCGGATCGAGGCGCTCCATCGAGACGGCAGGAAGGTTGTCTGCTATTTCAGTGCGGGCAGTTACGAAGAGTGGCGGGAGGATGCCGGATCTTTCCCCTCCGATGCGGTGGGCCTCTCTCTTGAGGGATGGGCCGGGGAGCGGTGGCTCGATATCCGGTCCGAAGAGGTACGCAACATTATGGTTAAAAGGCTCGATCTGGCCCGAATCAAAGGGTGTGACGCTGTGGAGCCTGACAATGTGGATGGGTACGCCAACGATACAGGCTTCACTCTCAGTGCCAAGGACCAGCTCGACTACAACAGATTTCTCGCCGACGAGGCGCACAAAAGAGGACTGGCCGTCGCATTGAAAAACGACCTGGATCAGGTTGAAGCGCTCGAACCGTGGTTCGATTTCGCGCTCAACGAAGAGTGCCACATCTACGAAGAGTGTGATCTGCTGGAGCCTTTCATCAAAGCGGGCAAACCGGTGTTCAATGCGGAATATGCGCAAATGTACCGCCGCGATCCCGAGATTCGCCGGCAGCTGTGTGACGATGCGAAAAGAAGAGGCTTCCATACACTTATTTTGCCGCTCGATCTTGATGACACTTTTCGCTACAGCTGTGAATAG
- a CDS encoding putative bifunctional diguanylate cyclase/phosphodiesterase: MGKTGIEDSVTVGLLDSDEKFRALVEHAVVGIYIIQNGRFSYVNERLAEIFGYEQHELIGKSNLDLTHPDDRDLATKNIRKRIEGHEESIEYSFRGVTKGGEIKYIRVFGSVFGSTGERAIIGTLIDETETVIAKQQLEKLANYDTLTGLYNRHVFVDEFRRAVALGNRRGHKVALIVFDIDNFKRINDSLGHKAGDRLLEIIGERIARILRKTDLFARIGGDEFAIIVEDYLNLEEIGVLIGRIQNAVHNAVEIEGLSLHISISLGVSLFPEHGRDIETLQKAADIALYEAKKNGKNRFAFFAHNSDVMFDNIQMENELFEAIDKKELMIHLQPQIDLKSGDICGAEALIRWNHSQKGIIPPDRFLPLARELGILYKIDTFVIESVLEMLERWKEACRFCPVVSVNISSALFHHQRFLPTMKEMRRRYGVICESVELELTEDILIENERHAYLLIKALKSLGFKLSIDDFGTGFSSLSHLKMLEVDKLKIDRSFIEDIAGNPNDMAIVKSIIVMGHTLGLAIVAEGVESEGQRTILESIGCDIIQGYLYSKPLPVEAFEKMWLPGLSRLGWQ; the protein is encoded by the coding sequence ATGGGTAAAACAGGAATAGAGGATTCGGTCACTGTCGGTTTGCTCGATTCGGACGAGAAGTTCCGTGCGCTCGTCGAACATGCCGTCGTGGGCATATACATCATACAAAACGGCAGGTTCAGCTACGTCAACGAGCGGCTGGCGGAGATATTCGGCTACGAACAGCATGAGCTGATCGGAAAGAGCAATCTCGATCTGACACATCCGGACGATAGGGACCTTGCGACCAAGAATATCAGAAAGAGGATCGAAGGGCACGAAGAGAGCATCGAGTACTCATTCCGCGGAGTGACGAAGGGCGGCGAGATCAAATACATCCGTGTTTTCGGGAGTGTTTTTGGTTCCACAGGAGAGCGGGCGATCATCGGGACACTGATAGACGAGACCGAAACGGTCATCGCCAAGCAGCAGCTGGAAAAGCTCGCCAATTACGATACCCTCACCGGACTTTACAACCGCCATGTCTTCGTCGACGAGTTCCGGCGTGCCGTAGCGTTGGGGAACCGGCGTGGTCACAAGGTGGCGCTGATCGTTTTCGATATCGACAATTTCAAACGAATCAACGATTCCCTGGGCCACAAGGCCGGCGACAGGCTCCTGGAGATTATCGGGGAGCGTATAGCACGGATTCTTCGCAAGACCGATCTTTTCGCCCGCATCGGCGGCGACGAGTTCGCCATTATCGTCGAAGACTACCTCAATCTCGAAGAGATAGGCGTTCTTATCGGCCGTATCCAGAATGCGGTGCACAATGCCGTGGAGATCGAAGGGCTCTCTTTGCATATTTCCATCAGTCTCGGTGTTTCGCTCTTTCCCGAACACGGCAGGGATATCGAGACACTCCAGAAAGCCGCGGACATCGCTCTTTACGAGGCGAAGAAAAACGGCAAGAACCGTTTCGCGTTTTTCGCCCACAACAGTGATGTCATGTTCGACAATATTCAGATGGAGAACGAGCTTTTCGAAGCGATAGACAAAAAGGAACTGATGATCCATCTGCAACCGCAGATCGATTTGAAAAGCGGCGATATCTGCGGGGCCGAAGCGTTGATACGCTGGAACCATTCGCAAAAAGGGATCATCCCCCCCGATCGTTTTCTCCCGCTGGCCCGGGAGCTTGGTATTTTGTATAAAATCGACACGTTCGTCATCGAAAGTGTCCTTGAGATGCTGGAGAGATGGAAAGAGGCGTGCCGTTTCTGTCCCGTAGTTTCGGTCAATATCTCGAGCGCTCTTTTTCACCATCAGCGATTTCTCCCGACAATGAAAGAGATGCGCCGACGATACGGCGTCATCTGTGAATCGGTCGAACTGGAACTGACCGAGGATATTCTGATCGAAAACGAAAGACACGCCTATCTGCTCATCAAGGCCTTGAAATCGTTGGGTTTCAAACTTTCGATCGATGATTTCGGCACAGGATTCTCCTCTTTGAGCCATCTGAAGATGCTGGAAGTGGACAAACTGAAGATCGATCGGAGTTTCATCGAAGATATCGCGGGCAATCCCAACGATATGGCGATCGTCAAATCGATTATCGTCATGGGACACACACTGGGACTTGCGATCGTTGCGGAGGGGGTGGAGAGTGAAGGGCAGCGCACTATTCTTGAATCGATCGGCTGCGACATCATCCAGGGGTATCTCTATTCGAAACCTCTGCCGGTCGAGGCGTTCGAGAAGATGTGGCTTCCCGGACTCTCCCGGCTTGGATGGCAATAG
- a CDS encoding thioredoxin family protein, which produces MRIESIGEKIHNQTGVMLYFWGEHCNVCHALQPKLFEAFDKNFPKIEKITIDVGEHADIAAHFGVFSIPTAIVFLDGKEFARVSRNVSIPALVEQIRRPYEILLS; this is translated from the coding sequence ATGAGAATCGAGAGTATCGGAGAGAAGATTCACAACCAAACAGGTGTTATGCTCTATTTCTGGGGCGAGCACTGCAACGTCTGCCACGCGCTGCAGCCCAAACTTTTCGAAGCGTTCGACAAAAACTTTCCCAAAATAGAGAAAATCACGATCGATGTGGGCGAACATGCCGATATTGCCGCACATTTCGGTGTTTTTTCCATCCCCACGGCCATCGTGTTTCTGGACGGAAAAGAGTTTGCGCGTGTCAGCCGGAATGTGAGTATTCCCGCTCTCGTCGAACAGATTCGCCGCCCCTACGAAATTCTTCTCTCATAG
- the abc-f gene encoding ribosomal protection-like ABC-F family protein — translation MALVDLLEVDKQFESQIIFKGIHFHIDEYERIVIVGRNGSGKSTLMKIVSGEIEPDAGKRIVRQGIRIEMLSQQPSFEAGVTVREAIEKELTEIQDAKTRYEELSNLLAEDFENKALLEEHARLTAFLDYHNAWNLDDKIERILKEFDLKTYETRPVNLLSGGEQRRVALASLLLKKPDILLLDEPTNHLDVYMVEFLEELLLKEKFTLLLISHDRYFIDRIATRTVEIDNHELRSFKGGYESYLLQKEQLLQAMAKEHENLLKLLKAEEEWLSRGVKARLKRNEGRKKRVMEMREKAKKNPAAIRKIKLELEREKHHFNREEGVSRKKVLFEIEHLEKRLGDKLLIHNFSNRILQKDRIAIVGKNGSGKSTFLHLLLGREKPDAGVIKRGDFKIGYFDQHREMLDDDKNLIETFCPFGGDRVDVQGKNMHVYGYLKNFLFPKEYLDKKIGVLSGGEKNRVALALLFTKKVDCLILDEPTNDLDIPTINILEEYLLNFPGALIFVSHDRYFVDKIAKKLFIFKGHGIVEESYQPYSEFLAIEKELKNLDHFEQELEVRKATPKGAKPAPKKKKKLSYKEQRELDMLPEEIDVLENRIAEINECLADPDCYQENGIQKLTDELNDLEVEYNTKADRYLELLELQEELEGR, via the coding sequence ATGGCGCTTGTAGACCTTCTTGAAGTCGACAAACAGTTCGAATCACAGATCATTTTCAAAGGCATCCATTTTCATATCGATGAATATGAACGCATCGTCATCGTCGGTCGCAACGGCAGCGGCAAAAGCACACTCATGAAAATCGTCAGCGGCGAAATCGAGCCGGATGCCGGAAAACGGATCGTCCGCCAGGGCATTCGCATCGAAATGCTCAGCCAGCAGCCCTCTTTCGAAGCGGGGGTGACGGTCAGGGAAGCCATCGAGAAGGAGCTGACGGAAATTCAGGATGCCAAAACACGCTACGAGGAGCTCTCCAATCTTCTGGCCGAAGATTTCGAGAACAAGGCCCTTCTTGAGGAACATGCCAGGCTGACCGCCTTTCTTGATTATCACAACGCCTGGAATCTGGACGACAAAATCGAGCGGATTCTCAAAGAGTTCGACCTCAAAACCTACGAAACCCGGCCGGTAAACCTGCTCAGCGGAGGCGAACAGCGCCGCGTCGCCCTCGCCTCTTTGCTTTTGAAAAAACCGGATATTCTGCTCCTTGACGAACCCACCAACCATCTGGATGTCTATATGGTCGAATTTCTCGAGGAGTTGCTGCTCAAAGAGAAATTTACCCTGCTGCTCATCTCCCATGACCGCTACTTCATCGACCGCATCGCCACCCGCACGGTAGAGATCGACAACCACGAGCTTCGCAGCTTCAAGGGAGGTTACGAAAGCTACCTTCTGCAAAAGGAGCAGCTGCTTCAGGCCATGGCCAAGGAGCACGAAAACCTGCTCAAACTCCTCAAAGCGGAGGAAGAGTGGCTCAGCCGAGGGGTCAAGGCGCGCCTCAAACGCAACGAGGGGCGCAAAAAACGGGTCATGGAGATGCGGGAAAAGGCGAAGAAAAATCCCGCCGCCATCCGAAAGATCAAACTGGAGCTGGAGCGGGAGAAGCACCACTTCAACCGCGAGGAGGGCGTCAGCCGCAAAAAGGTGCTTTTTGAGATCGAACATCTGGAAAAACGGCTGGGCGACAAACTGCTCATCCACAACTTCTCCAACCGCATCCTCCAAAAAGACCGCATCGCCATCGTGGGAAAAAACGGCAGCGGCAAATCGACCTTCCTGCACCTGCTGCTGGGACGCGAAAAACCGGATGCCGGCGTCATCAAGCGGGGCGATTTCAAAATCGGCTACTTCGACCAGCACCGGGAGATGCTCGACGACGACAAAAACCTCATCGAAACCTTCTGTCCTTTCGGTGGCGACCGGGTCGACGTGCAGGGCAAGAACATGCACGTCTACGGCTACCTGAAAAACTTCCTCTTCCCCAAAGAGTACCTGGACAAAAAAATCGGCGTTCTCAGCGGCGGCGAAAAGAACCGGGTCGCCCTGGCGCTTCTGTTTACGAAAAAGGTCGACTGCCTCATCCTCGACGAGCCGACCAACGACCTGGACATTCCCACCATCAACATTCTCGAAGAGTACCTGCTCAACTTCCCGGGTGCGCTCATCTTCGTCAGCCACGACCGCTACTTCGTGGACAAGATCGCCAAAAAGCTCTTCATCTTCAAAGGCCACGGCATCGTCGAAGAGAGTTACCAGCCCTACTCGGAATTCCTCGCCATCGAAAAAGAGCTCAAAAACCTGGACCACTTCGAACAGGAGCTGGAAGTCCGAAAGGCCACCCCAAAAGGCGCCAAACCTGCACCGAAAAAAAAGAAAAAACTGAGTTACAAAGAGCAGCGCGAACTCGACATGCTTCCGGAAGAGATCGACGTGCTGGAAAACCGCATCGCCGAAATCAACGAATGCCTGGCCGACCCCGACTGCTACCAGGAAAATGGCATCCAGAAACTCACCGACGAACTGAACGACCTGGAGGTGGAGTACAATACCAAAGCCGACCGCTACCTGGAGCTTCTGGAGCTTCAGGAGGAGCTGGAAGGACGATAA
- a CDS encoding M48 family metallopeptidase, with protein MVEALSIIFFLYVLIKVYISVMQIGYVARAKEMPPVLMKPGSWMKSARYLISNERLKIVETLVEYALFVFWLSWGIHWLDTITWNMDPLWQAVVAVDLFLVVNYIVELPFSIYKTFVIDERFKFNHSTPELFIKDQIKGGLLTLALASVLSAAIAWIIINVPMWWFFSFLLVFAVIVLLNLLYPTFIAPIFNKFTPLKNEALKEKIDNLLARSGFESEGVYVIDASKRDARLNAYFGGLGKSKRVVLFDTLLNKLNENELLAVLGHELGHFKHHDIYKNILMLGGVLFVGFYIFGNLPTSLFMELGVRETPAMLMIIFMLMISVFIFLFMPIMSFVSRQNEYAADRYASRMCGSESLVSALKKLVDENKSFPKAHKLTIFFYHSHPPIIERLKALGDKSVRDDTEDEALKGECTI; from the coding sequence ATGGTTGAAGCACTCTCCATAATTTTCTTTCTGTATGTCTTGATAAAAGTCTACATCAGTGTCATGCAGATAGGGTATGTCGCCAGGGCGAAAGAGATGCCGCCGGTTCTGATGAAGCCCGGAAGCTGGATGAAATCCGCACGCTATCTTATCTCCAACGAGCGGCTCAAAATCGTCGAAACACTGGTGGAGTACGCTCTTTTCGTCTTCTGGCTCTCCTGGGGAATCCACTGGCTCGATACGATCACATGGAACATGGATCCTCTCTGGCAGGCTGTCGTCGCCGTCGATCTTTTCCTTGTCGTCAATTACATTGTCGAGCTGCCGTTTTCCATCTATAAAACCTTCGTCATTGACGAGCGGTTCAAATTCAACCATTCCACGCCCGAACTTTTCATCAAAGACCAGATCAAAGGGGGTCTTCTGACGCTGGCACTGGCTTCGGTTCTGAGTGCCGCGATCGCCTGGATCATCATAAACGTTCCGATGTGGTGGTTTTTCAGTTTTCTGCTTGTTTTCGCCGTGATCGTCCTTTTGAACCTGCTCTATCCGACCTTCATTGCGCCGATTTTCAACAAGTTCACCCCTCTTAAAAACGAGGCACTTAAAGAGAAGATCGACAATCTGCTGGCACGGAGCGGTTTTGAGAGCGAAGGTGTCTATGTGATCGACGCAAGCAAGCGGGATGCCCGCCTGAACGCCTATTTCGGAGGCTTGGGGAAGAGCAAGCGGGTTGTTCTTTTCGATACGCTGCTCAACAAGCTGAACGAGAATGAGCTGCTCGCGGTTCTTGGACACGAACTGGGGCACTTCAAACACCACGATATCTACAAGAACATCCTGATGCTCGGAGGGGTCCTTTTCGTCGGCTTCTACATCTTCGGAAATCTTCCCACCTCTCTTTTTATGGAGTTGGGTGTGCGCGAAACGCCGGCGATGCTGATGATCATCTTCATGCTGATGATCTCCGTTTTCATTTTCCTGTTCATGCCGATCATGAGTTTCGTAAGCCGACAGAACGAATACGCCGCCGACCGCTATGCGTCGCGAATGTGCGGGAGTGAAAGCCTTGTCAGCGCCCTGAAAAAACTGGTGGACGAAAACAAGAGCTTTCCCAAAGCCCACAAGCTCACCATCTTCTTCTACCACTCCCATCCCCCTATCATCGAACGATTGAAAGCGCTGGGTGACAAAAGTGTCCGCGACGACACAGAAGACGAGGCTCTCAAAGGCGAGTGCACGATATGA
- the prmC gene encoding peptide chain release factor N(5)-glutamine methyltransferase: protein MTIEQALREASVLLSKVSERPRLEAEILMSHLLHKERTWLHTHSDESLGDEEGYRRFVERRRKSEPIEYIVGRVSFYDVELEVGKGVLIARPETELLVDMAAEVIRKHRLQRICEIGVGSGAVSIVLARKFPHLTIVATDISREALGYAEKNIKKYGLHERIELVHTNLLDGVSSECEMIVSNPPYICKAYLLPHSVRYEPQNALIGGECGDELLKEIILTAKRRKIPHLICEMGYDQRESIADFCTQKRLPAPRFYKDLAGLDRGFYLQLATKSR, encoded by the coding sequence ATGACGATCGAACAGGCGCTTCGCGAAGCATCTGTTTTGTTGTCAAAAGTCTCCGAACGCCCGAGGCTGGAGGCGGAGATACTGATGTCCCATCTTCTCCATAAGGAGCGGACATGGCTGCACACGCACAGTGACGAATCTTTGGGAGACGAAGAGGGTTACCGCAGGTTCGTGGAGCGCCGCAGAAAGAGCGAACCGATTGAGTATATCGTAGGCCGTGTCTCCTTTTACGATGTGGAGCTTGAAGTGGGAAAGGGTGTTCTCATCGCCCGTCCCGAGACGGAGCTTTTGGTCGATATGGCCGCTGAGGTCATTCGGAAGCACCGTTTGCAGCGCATTTGCGAAATCGGTGTCGGAAGCGGCGCCGTAAGCATCGTACTGGCCAGAAAGTTTCCGCATCTGACAATCGTGGCAACCGACATTTCCCGGGAGGCACTCGGATACGCTGAAAAGAATATAAAAAAATATGGCCTGCACGAGCGCATCGAACTTGTGCATACCAATCTACTGGATGGCGTTTCATCGGAGTGCGAAATGATTGTCTCCAACCCTCCCTATATCTGCAAAGCCTATCTGCTGCCCCATTCGGTGCGGTACGAGCCGCAAAACGCCCTGATAGGGGGTGAATGTGGCGATGAACTGCTCAAGGAGATCATACTCACGGCGAAGCGGCGGAAGATTCCCCATCTTATTTGTGAAATGGGATACGACCAGCGGGAGTCGATTGCCGATTTTTGTACCCAAAAGCGGCTTCCTGCGCCCAGGTTCTACAAGGATCTGGCGGGACTCGACCGTGGATTTTATCTGCAGTTGGCAACCAAAAGCCGATGA
- a CDS encoding DUF4149 domain-containing protein, whose product MPSSPTNPPRSPIELSMPKKLWIGYLLILGITLGAGICAGVFAAPVVFHADDLLGGGVLSHYQEGIIMTQIFLKMNWLVNIACTLILFAEGYHFLRFYRDQITFYSAFVTVWTGFMFTLYYTPQIVEFQRQGETILNNKLFQNAHMMSEWDFKIFVVALTVLLGRYLYRKIV is encoded by the coding sequence ATGCCATCCAGCCCAACCAACCCACCCAGATCCCCCATCGAACTGTCGATGCCGAAAAAACTGTGGATCGGCTATCTGTTGATCCTTGGCATCACGCTGGGTGCCGGGATTTGTGCCGGGGTTTTCGCGGCACCGGTTGTCTTCCATGCCGACGATCTGCTGGGCGGAGGGGTATTGAGCCACTATCAGGAGGGGATCATCATGACGCAGATCTTCCTGAAAATGAACTGGCTTGTCAATATCGCGTGCACGCTCATACTTTTTGCGGAGGGGTACCATTTTCTCCGTTTCTACCGTGACCAGATCACTTTCTACAGCGCTTTTGTTACTGTCTGGACCGGCTTTATGTTTACGCTCTACTACACGCCCCAGATTGTAGAGTTTCAGCGGCAGGGGGAGACGATTTTGAACAACAAGCTCTTCCAGAATGCCCATATGATGTCTGAGTGGGATTTCAAGATCTTTGTGGTAGCATTGACCGTACTACTGGGACGATACCTCTACCGAAAGATCGTCTGA
- a CDS encoding ABC transporter ATP-binding protein: MIEIKGLKKRFGPKEVLKGVDLTIPEGKTTVILGLSGGGKSTIIKHIVGLLKPDEGEIWVDGEEIGRADEEQIRAIRKKVGFLFQSGALFDSMNVYENVAFPLREHTDMTEDAIRSRIVECLEMVALKPKEVIDLYPDELSGGMRKRVGLARTIVLGPRIILYDEPTSGLDPITSDLISKMIVHLKKTLGVTSVLISHDIKESFKAGDYFAMLYDGKIIEFGDAEHFKATTNPYVRQFLDGKSEGPIQFQEG, encoded by the coding sequence ATGATTGAAATCAAAGGCTTGAAAAAACGCTTTGGTCCCAAAGAGGTTCTAAAAGGGGTGGACCTGACTATTCCGGAGGGCAAGACCACCGTCATTCTCGGACTTTCAGGCGGAGGAAAGTCGACGATAATCAAACATATTGTCGGACTGCTCAAACCGGATGAGGGAGAGATATGGGTCGATGGCGAAGAGATAGGCCGTGCCGACGAAGAGCAGATCCGCGCCATTCGCAAAAAGGTGGGTTTTCTCTTTCAAAGCGGTGCCCTTTTCGACAGTATGAACGTTTACGAAAATGTCGCCTTTCCTCTCAGGGAACACACCGATATGACGGAGGATGCGATACGCAGCCGGATTGTCGAGTGCCTGGAGATGGTCGCGCTCAAGCCCAAAGAGGTGATCGATCTCTATCCCGATGAACTAAGCGGCGGCATGCGCAAACGCGTGGGCCTGGCCCGCACGATCGTCCTGGGGCCTCGTATCATTCTCTATGACGAACCTACGAGCGGACTCGACCCCATCACCAGTGACCTGATATCGAAGATGATCGTTCATCTGAAAAAGACACTCGGCGTCACTTCGGTGCTCATTTCGCACGACATAAAAGAGAGTTTCAAAGCGGGAGACTATTTCGCGATGCTCTATGACGGAAAGATTATAGAATTCGGGGACGCCGAGCACTTCAAGGCGACAACGAACCCCTACGTCAGACAGTTTCTGGATGGGAAGAGCGAAGGCCCCATCCAGTTTCAGGAAGGATAG
- the ftsZ gene encoding cell division protein FtsZ, producing MPGFTIEESVTVSGAKIKAIGVGGGGGNMINHMIHQGIDGIDLIVANTDAQALETSKASYKIQLGEKLTKGLGAGMKPEVGQESALESYDTIKEVLAGADIVFVSSGLGGGTGTGAAPIIAQAAKEVGALTVSVVTKPFRFEGRKRMKLAETGLEQLKKESDSIIVIPNEKLLSIVDKNLGIKESFKLVDNILARAVSGISNVIVSRGEHDINLDFADVNTVMSHRGLALMGVGEASGQSAAYEAIKNAIESPLLDSMDIKGAMGVLVHFHIHPDYPILEISEAMSIVEDNADEDAHVIFGTTTDESLSVDEVKITIVATGFESAEGHAKEEEKKAETKKQQITLMQPEENAEAAIPVSTPRVKVVGGYDNEDILDIPTWMRNQMD from the coding sequence GTGCCCGGATTCACCATAGAGGAGTCAGTTACAGTCAGTGGAGCGAAAATAAAAGCGATCGGTGTCGGCGGCGGCGGCGGCAACATGATCAACCATATGATTCACCAGGGAATCGACGGAATCGATCTGATCGTGGCGAACACCGATGCCCAGGCGTTGGAAACATCGAAAGCTTCCTACAAGATCCAGCTGGGAGAGAAGCTAACAAAAGGGCTCGGTGCCGGAATGAAACCGGAAGTCGGTCAGGAGTCGGCGCTCGAGAGTTACGACACGATCAAAGAGGTCCTAGCCGGTGCCGATATCGTGTTCGTGTCGTCGGGGCTTGGCGGTGGCACCGGAACGGGTGCCGCCCCCATTATCGCACAGGCGGCGAAAGAGGTCGGTGCGCTTACCGTTTCGGTCGTCACGAAACCTTTCCGATTCGAAGGACGAAAACGGATGAAACTCGCCGAAACGGGACTCGAACAGCTCAAAAAAGAGAGCGACTCGATCATCGTCATCCCCAACGAAAAGCTTTTGAGCATCGTCGACAAAAATCTCGGTATCAAAGAGAGTTTCAAACTGGTCGACAACATTCTTGCACGAGCCGTCAGCGGCATCAGCAACGTCATCGTTTCACGGGGCGAGCACGACATCAACCTCGACTTCGCGGATGTCAACACCGTCATGAGCCACCGTGGACTCGCCCTGATGGGCGTCGGTGAAGCCTCCGGACAGAGTGCGGCCTACGAGGCGATCAAAAACGCCATCGAATCACCGCTTCTAGACAGCATGGATATCAAGGGGGCGATGGGCGTACTCGTGCATTTCCATATCCATCCGGACTATCCGATTCTGGAGATCAGCGAAGCGATGAGCATCGTCGAGGACAACGCGGACGAAGATGCCCACGTTATCTTCGGAACCACGACCGACGAGTCGCTCTCTGTCGACGAAGTCAAAATCACGATCGTCGCCACGGGTTTCGAAAGCGCAGAGGGGCATGCCAAAGAGGAGGAGAAGAAGGCTGAAACAAAAAAACAGCAGATCACCCTGATGCAGCCCGAAGAGAACGCGGAAGCCGCCATTCCGGTCAGCACACCCCGTGTCAAAGTGGTTGGCGGCTACGACAACGAAGATATCCTCGACATTCCGACCTGGATGCGCAATCAGATGGACTGA